A section of the Pan paniscus chromosome 11, NHGRI_mPanPan1-v2.0_pri, whole genome shotgun sequence genome encodes:
- the LOC117978219 gene encoding alpha/beta hydrolase domain-containing protein 17A-like, which yields MNGLSLSELCCLFCCPPCPGRIAAKLAFLPPEATYSLVPEPEPGPGGAGAAPLGTLRASSGAPGRWKLHLTERADFQYSRRALDTIEVFPTKSARSNRVSCMYVRCVPGARYTALFSHGNAVDLGQMSSFYIGLGSRLHCNIFSYDYSGYGASSGRPSERNLYADIDAAWQALRTSPDSIILYGQSIGTVPTVDLASRYECAAVVLHSPLTSGMRVAFPDTKKTYYFDAFPNIEKVSKITSPVLIIHGTEDEVIDFSHGLALYEHCPKAVEPLWVEGAGHNDIELYSQYLDRFISQELPSQRAWRRPQPAGPQQ from the exons ATGAACGGGCTGTCGCTGAGTGAGCTCTGCTGCCTCTTCTGCTGCCCGCCCTGCCCCGGCCGCATCGCTGCCAAGCTCGCCTTCCTGCCGCCGGAGGCCACCTACTCCCTGGTGCCTGAGCCTGAGCCGGGGCCTGGTGGGGCCGGGGCCGCCCCCTTGGGGACCCTGCGGGCCTCCTCGGGTGCACCCGGGCGCTGGAAGCTGCACCTGACGGAGCGTGCCGACTTCCAGTACAGCCGGCGCGCGCTGGACACCATCGAGGTCTTCCCCACCAAGAGCGCCCGCAGCAACCGCGTCTCCTGCATGTATGTTCGCTGCGTGCCTGGTGCCAGGTACACGGCCCTCTTCTCGCACGGCAATGCCGTGGACCTGGGCCAGATGAGCAGCTTCTACATTGGCCTGGGCTCCCGCCTCCACTGCAACATCTTCTCCTACGACTACTCCGGCTACGGTGCCAGCTCGGGCAGGCCTTCCGAGAGGAACCTCTATGCCGACATCGACGCCGCCTGGCAGGCCCTGCGCACCAGCCCGGACAGCATCATCCTGTACGGGCAGAGCATCGGCACGGTGCCCACCGTGGACCTGGCCTCGCGCTACGAGTGTGCCGCGGTGGTGCTGCACTCGCCGCTCACCTCGGGCATGCGCGTCGCCTTCCCCGACACCAAGAAGACCTACTACTTCGATGCCTTCCCTAA CATCGAGAAGGTGTCCAAGATCACGTCGCCCGTGCTCATCATCCACGGCACGGAGGACGAGGTGATCGACTTCTCGCACGGGCTGGCGCTCTACGAGCACTGCCCCAAGGCGGTGGAGCCGCTGTGGGTGGAGGGCGCCGGGCACAACGACATCGAGCTCTACAGCCAGTACCTGGATCGCTTCATCTCCCAGGAGCTGCCCAGCCAGCGCGCCTGGCGGCGGCCCCAACCGGCCGGACCTCAGCAATAA